In Streptomyces sp. NBC_00683, the DNA window GCTCTGGCCCAGGGAGATGTCAGGCGGTCGGGTCGACGAAGCGGCGGATGAAGGTGAGCGCGGTGTCGGCGACCTCGCGCCACCCGTTGTCGATGGTCAGGGAGTGGCCCCGGCCAGGGATCTCGGTGATCTCCGTGGCGGCGTGCTCGTTCTGCGCCTGCTTCTTGTAGGCGGCGTTGGCTATGGCCCAGGGCACTGTGTTGTCCTTCTCGCCCGAGATGATCTGCAGCGGTCCGCGGGCGGCCGCCTGGGTGTCCACCTTCGCCTCGGTCCAGGGGTTGAGGTTGGCGGTGGCGGCCTGGAAGAGCGGCTCGCCCGGAGCTGCCACCGCGAAGGTGTCGTACAGCTGCAGGGCCTCTTCCTCGCTGACGGCGTTGGCGAAGGCGTAGCGGAACTGGTCGAAGGTGAGCGGCACCGCGCGGTGGTAGTTGGCCGGGTTGCCGAGCACCGCGCTCGCGGCGCGCAGGGAGGACAGCGGCAGCGGCAGCACGCCTCGGAAGGGCGCCGGGTCGATCGCCACCGAAGCCTGCGACAGGCCGCGTCCGGCGGTGATCTGGGTGATCAGCCCGCCGAAGGAGTGGCCGATGACCACCGGCTTGCGGTCCAGACGGCCGATGAGGTCGCAGAAGTGGTCGGCTACCTGGCCGACGCTCTTGCCTGCGAAGACTTCCGGGTGTGCGTGGGCCTCCTGAACGGTGTGCGGATCGTCGGGCCAGCCCGGCAGGACCGGGGCGAAGCCGGCCGCCTCGAAGACCGTGGCCCAGCGGTCCCAGCTGGTGGGCAGCAGCCACAGGCCGTGGATGAAGACGACGGGGATGCGGCCGGCGGCGTTGGCCGCCTCGACCTGGGCGAGGTCACGTGCGTAGGACGAAGTGGATTCGGGGGACGACATGGGTGGCTCCTTGAAGGTGGCGGGTATCAGGCGGTGACGGTTCGGGCGGCGGAGCGGATCAGGGCGACGACGGCGCCGGGCCTGCTGTACATCGGCAGGTGGGAGGTGGGCACCTCGACGGTCCTGGACCGGGCCCGGGCGGCCTGGAACCGCTGGAGTTCGGGGACGATGCCCCGGTCCCGGGTGGAGATCAGGGTCCACGACGGCACGGTGTGCCAGGCCGCGCCGCTCACCCGGTCGGTGAACGCGGAGGCGCTGAGCGGGCGTTGGCCCGAGGCCAGCACTCGGGTGGTGGGAGGTGCAACGTCCTGGGCGAAGACCTCGTGGTAGCGGTCGGGGCGGATGTACAGGTCGATGGCGGTGGTGCCGTCGGCGCCGGGTACGGGGACGGGCGTGAGTGCGGCGTCGAGCTGGGAACCGGGGAACCGCGCGGCGAGTTCGCCGAGGACCTCTCCTGCGTCGGGGACGAACGCGGAGACGTAGACGAGGGCCTTGACGTTGGGCGCGGTGGCGGCGGCCTGGGTGACGACCGCCCCGCCGTAGGAATGGCCGACCAGGACGCCGGGTCCCGGGATGGCGGCGAGCCGCGCGGCCACCTGGGCTGCGTCGTGGGTGAGGCCGCGCAGCGGATTGGCCGCGGCGATCACCGGGTGGCCCTGATGCTGGAGCCGTTCCGTGACCGGGTTCCAGCTGGCGGCGTCGGCGAACGCGCCGTGGACCAGGACCACGGTCGGCTTCTCGGTCTGTTCCGCATCGGGGCCGGCGGACGCGGCGGCCGAAGGCGCCCCGGCGGCCGCCGTGACGGTGAGTGCTGCGGCGCCGACGGCGCTCTTGAGAGTGCGGCGTCGGCTCAGCGGACGGCCGGTCATGATCGGATCCTTCCGGGTACGGGGGCACGGGCATCAGCGCATGGTGCTCAGGTGCGGTCACGGGGACCTCGGCGGCGCCTGCGACGGGGGCGCGGGTGCGGGCGGGTGGTGCAGCAGGGCGCGCACGGCAAGGCCTCCGGCTGTGCCGAGGGCCAGTGCGGCCGCGGCTGACCAGGCGGGCCAGTGGGGCAGGCCCAGGGCGTGGTCGGCGGAGAGGCGGCCGGGCCCGGTGAGGGCGAGGGTGGTGGCGATGCCGATGAGGACGAGGGGGTACTCGTAGCCGTCGTGCTGCACCCACAGGCCGTTGGGCCACTTGACGGTGAGAGCGACGGTCATCACGCCGATGGCTCCGGCGGCGGCGAGCGGGGTGAGGGCTCCGGCGGCCAGCATCAGGCCGGAGCCGATTTGGCCGGCTCCCGCGGCGAGGGCGGTGAGCGCCCCGCCGCGGAAGCCGTCGTGCCGGAACTCCTCGGTGCCGCCGGCCAGTCCGCTGCCGCCCAGCAGGAAGCTGACCTTCTGCACTCCGTGCGCGGCGATGAGTAGACCCGTCAGGAGGCGCAGGAGGAGCAGTCCGGTGTCGGTGTCCATGGCCGAGGGTGCCGGTCAGCCGGCGACGTGCGGGTCGATCATGGAGTGGGCGTAGACGATGCCCAGGCCGTAGGCGCCGCCGTGCTCCTTGACCACGTCGGTCGTGGCGACGTAGGTCTCGGTGCGGGCCCAGTCGCGCTGGAGCTCCAGGAGCACCTGCAGCCAGGTGACGGGGACGGCGCCGGCGGCGGTCATCCGCTGGAGGGCGTGTTCGTGGGCGGCCGGGGTGACGCCGGCTGAGGCGTCGGCGACGACGTACACCTCGTAGCCCTGGCTGAGGGCGGACAGAGCGGGCAGGACGAGGCAGACCTCGGTCCACAGGCCGCTGAGCACGATCTTGTGGCGGCCGGTCGCCTTGACGGCTTCCACCAGGGACTCGTCCTCCCAGGCGTTCATGGAGGTCCGGTCGACTATGTCGTGCTTGGGGAAGACCTCGCGCAGCTGCGGCAGGATCGGCCCGGAGAAGGAGGCGGCGGCAACGGTGGACAGGACCACGGGGACGTCGAAGGCACGGGCGGCCTTGGCCAGGCCCACGGTGGCGTTGACGACGGCGACGCGGTCGGTGCTGGCGGCGCCGAAGAACATCTGCGGTTGGTGGTCGACGAACAGCATCATCGCGTTGTCGGGCGTCAGCAGGTCACGGCTGGGGGCGGCGGTGACTGCGTCGAGGTCGAAGTTGAAGTCGGACATGAGGGGATCCCTTTCCTTGGGTGGACGGTGCACGACGTGGTGCGGGAGCAGGCGGGCTGTTGCTGCCCGGCGCGGTTCAGGAGCCGAAGCAGGGGTCGAGAGCGGCGGGCTGCTCCTCGGGAGCGGCGAGGCCACGGGCGACTCTCCACTGCCGATGCTGCACACCGTCGGCGACCGCCTGCGCCAGAAGGTCGGCCTGGCGGGCGCCGCGCGTCGACGGCGGCGGGGTGGCCTGGTAGCCGCCGAAGCGGGCGACCGGGCTCCAGGCCGGGCTGAGCGGTGGGACGGCTTCGTCGAGGCCCTCGTACTCGCCGGCGGCGTAGACGATCCGGCCGCCGACGACGGTCAGGACGGCCTCGATGTGAGGGATGTCGTCCGGGTGCACGGCGAAGAAGTCGTCGCTGAGGACCGCGAAGTCGGCGTACCAGCCTTCCTTGAGGACGCCCTTGACGTCGTCCTCGCCGGTGATCCGGGCTCCGCCGCAGGTGTACAGCTCCAGGGCGCGCTCGCGGGAAACCAGCCGGTCGGGCGGATAGAGGCTCAGGTCGCCGACGGTACGGCCGGTGACCAGCCAGTGCAGGGCGACCCAGGGGTTGTAGGAGGAGACCCGGGTGGCGTCGGTGCCGGCCGCCATCGGGAGGCCGGAGGCGAGCATCTCCTTGAGCGGCGGGGTGCGGGCAGCGGCCTCCGGGCCGTAGCGGTCGGCGAACGCCCTGCCCTGGAAGGACATCCGGTTCTGGACGCTGATCGCGCCGCCGAGCGCGGCGATCCGCTCCAGGCTGCCCGGGGTGACCGTCTCGGCGTGGTCGAAGAGCCAGCGGTTGCCTCCGGGGAACAGGCCCTCGGCAGCGAGCTTGTCGAAGACGGCCAGGTCACGCCGGATGGTCTGGTCGTAGGTGGCGTGCAGCCGGAATCCCCAGCCGTGCTCCAGCAGCAGCCGGACGGCCTGCTCGAACTCGCCCTCGTACCCGGCGGACAGTTGGGGGCGGGGCTCGGAGAAGTTCTCGAAGTCGGCCGCGGCCCAGGTCAGGTTCTCCCCCGCTCCGTTGAGCCGCAGCCACTCGTCGCCCTCCTCCGGCCGTACGGTCTCCACCCAGCGGGTGAGGTCGGCCAGCTCCTGCCCGGCGGTCTGCGGGAAGAGGTGGTAGCCGATCCGTACGCTGAGCTCGCCCTCGCGGGCCAGTTCGATGACGGTGGCGTAGTTGTCGGGGAAGCTCTGGAAGCCGCCGGCGGCGTCCACCGCGGAGGTGAGGCCGAAACGGTTGAGCTCGCGCAGGAAGTGCCGGGTGGAGACCCTGCGGTCCGCAGCGTCCAGCGTCGGGGCGGCGGCGAGGGTGGAGTAGAGGATCAGCGCGCTCGGCGCGGCCAGCAGCACGCCGTTGGGCCGGCCGTCGCGGCCCCGCACGATCTGGCCGCCGCGCGGGTCGGGGGTGTCCCGGGTGAAGCCGGCCGCACGGACGGCGGCCCGGTTGAGGATCGCCGACTGGTAGAGGTGCAGCACGAACACCGGGGTGTCGGGGGCGGCCTCGTTCAGCTCGGCGGGCGTGGGCAGCCGCCGCTCGGTGAATTGCTCGGCAGACCAGCCGCCGACCACCCGGATCCACTGGCCCTTGGGGGTACGGCCGGCCTGCTCGCGGAGCATGGCCAGCGCCTGGCGCAGGGAAGGGACGCCGTCCCAGCGCAGCTCCAGCACGTAGTTGAGGCCGCCCCGGATGACGTGCACGTGCGAGTCGTTCAGGCCGGGGACCACCCGGCGGCCGAGGGCGTCGACGACCCTGGTGCGAGGTCCGACGTGGGCGGCAACCTCGGCGTCGTCGCCCAGCGCGGTGATCCGGCCCGCGTGGACGGCGAGCGCGGTGGCGGCGGGACGTAGCGGGTCACCGGTGTGAATCCTGGCGTTGCGCAGGACGACGTCGGCGCCGTCACCGCTCCCCGGTGCGGGGGTGACGCCGCTGACCGGCATCGTATGCATGGGTGTCTCGCTCTCGGTGGTGTCACGGCAAGGGGGCACGGGCACAGACACGGGCCGCGCTGTTCGCTCGGCTGGTGTGACCGGTTCAGAGGGTGCGGCGGACGCCCGCGTGGCGTTCGAGGTTGCGCAGTTGGACCGTCAGGTCGCCGTGCACGGCTTGGTGGGCGGGACCGGTGCGGCCGATCGGCAGCACTTCCTGGCCCCGCATGTCCTCCAACATCAGGGCAAAGGCGGCGTACATCGCCACTGCGGCCAGGACCAGTCCGAGCGCGCCGGAGAGGTTGGCGAGCCAGTGCGCGCCGGAGAGGTTGGCGGCGGCGGCGACCGTGAAGCGCGGCACGGCGGTGCACAGCACCAGCCACAGCGCCCGCTTGGGCATAGCGACGCCGGCCATCAACAGGGCGAAGAGGGCGAAGCAGAGGTTCAGGACGCCCAGCACCCGGGCGCCGCCCGGCGGTTCGGTGGCCAGAACCAGCGAACTGGCCAGCCACATCCCGGAGAAACACGCCATCAGGGTTGCCGCCAGGACGTCCCGGGCGCCGAACGCCAGATATCCCACCAAGAGTTGGAGGAAGAACGCGGGCAGGATCGTGAGGGCGACGGCGCGCTCGGCACCGTCGTCGAACAGGCCGAGCTGGAGGCAGCCGACGATGGTCGAGGCGATTGCCACGGTGTAGAAGCCGAGCGGCATCGGCGAGGCGATGGGCCTGAGGGTGATGCGTGTCATGCCGCGCAGATCGGGCTCGTGGTGGCGGCCTCCGGCCTGCCGGATCGGGGGCGCGGGTTCCTCGGGGGTGATGTCGCTGGTGGCCATGGGGTCTCCTCGGGGCTGGGGCAGGCTCGGCCGGCAGCGGCCGGGATCCGTCTCGTGACGGCGCTCCGGTCCCCGCCCGTCGGCCGCCCGGGGGTCAGTGAGCGGCGAGGGCCTTGCGCAGGGTGGCGACGGCCAGCGCGATGGCGACCTCGGCACCCTGGGTGTCGCGTAGCGCGTTGAGCAGGACGAAGTCGTGGATGACGCCCTGGACGCGGACGGCGGTCACGGCGACGCCTGCCTGCCGCAGCTTGGCGGCGTACGCCTCGCCCTCGTCGCGCAGCACGTCCGCCTCGGCGGTGATCACCAGCGCGGGGGGAAGGCCGGTGAGCTGCTCGACGGTGGCGCGCAGCGGGGAGGCGGTGATCTGAGCACGCTCGCTGTCGTCGGTCGTGTACTGGTCCCAGAACCACTGCATGCCGTCGCGCCGAAGGAAGTAGCCCTCGGCGAACTGGCGGTAGGAGCCGGTGTCGAAGTCGGCGTCGGTCACCGGGTAGAACAGCACCTGGTGGGCAAGCGTCAAGCCGCCGCGCTCCTTGGCGAGCAGGGTCAGCACGGTGCTCATGTTGCCGCCGACGGAGTCGCCGGCCACCGCGATCCTGGTGGCGTCCAGCCCGTGAGCGTCGCCGTCGGTGACGACCCAGCGGGCGACGGTCCAGACCTGCTCGACGGCGACCGGGTAGCGGTGCTCCGGGGAGAGGTCGTACTCGGGAAAGACCACTGCGGCACCGGTTCCGACCGCGAGCTCACGCACCAGCCGGTCGTGTGTGGCGGCGTTGCCGAAGACCCAGCCGGCACCGTGCACGAAGACGACCACGGGCAGGTCGCCCTGCGCACCGACGGGCCGCACGATCTTGGCCCGCACCTCGCCGGTCGGGCCGCCCGGGACGCTCACCCACTCCTCGTCCACCGCGGGCAGCTCGACATCGCCGGACTGCACCTCCTCGACGGCCTTCCGGCCCTCGGCCGGCGGCAGCTGGAACAGGAACGGCGGCGTCCCGGTCGCCTCGGCGAAGGCGGCGGCCTGCGGCTCCAGAACCGGCGCGACAAAAGCGTGGTCAGTCACGGATCGGACCTCTCTGCGGATCGAGGGTGTGCGCCGCACGGGTGAGGCGGCGCACGTCCGAAGCTAGACGGCCGGCGCGGGGACCGGTGGCCTGTGCGTGCTGGCCTGTTGCCCCTCAATGCAGGGCTTGCCAGGAGGGCACGGGAAGAACATTCCCGTGCACGAGCGGGAAAGTGGGTGCCCAGGGCTGCCGGGAGGATGGGCGCCCGGAGACCGTGCTGGAGGGCTGGTTCGTGCTGCTGCTGGACCTGGAGGCCTTCGCGCCGCGCGAGAGGGTGGACGCGTTCCACCATGCGATGACGGACAGCTCCGTGCCGAACGAGATCGTCCACGAGGAGTGCGATGCGGGGATGAGCGCGCGGATCGAAGGGTGGCGGGTGGGAGCCCTGGATCTCTTCGACATGCGGTGCTCGGGGCTTGAGGTCCGGCGCACGGCCAGGCACGTGCGCCAGCACCGGGACCGTCCCGTGGTGTCGGTCTCGCTCCAGACCCAGGGCATCCACCGGGCCGAACAGGCGGGCACGCGGTCCACCCTCGGGCCGGAGGACATCTGCGTCTTCCACGAACTCGCGCCACGCACCTACGGATGGTCCGGACACGGCGCCTCGCAAGCCGTAACCGTCGACATGGAGCATCTCGGGTTGCCGGTCGACACCGTGGTACGGGCCTCCGGACGGCTTCGCGCCAGCCCCGTGCACGACCTGCTGCTGGGACATCTGAGGTCACTGTTCCGGGATCCGGGACGCCTCGAAGCAGACCCCGGAGCCGGCGCCCTCGCGAACGCCACCACCGACCTCGTACGCGCCCTGCTGACCTCGGCGGCACACGACGAGCGGGACGGACGGGTCAGAGAAGCCATGGGCAGCTCCCTGGTGCCCCGGATCATGGCATACGCGCGCCGCCACCTCACCGACCCCGACCTCGGGCCGGAGCGCATCGCCGCGGAACACGCCGTCTCCAAGCGGCAGTTGTACGTCGTACTGGGACGCGCAGGCATCCGCCTGGAACAGTGGCTCATCGGCGAGCGACTGGAGGCGGCATGCCGGCTCCTTGTCTCACCCCATCACGCCGCACTCCCCGTCTCCGCCGTAGCGGCCCGGTGCGGCTTCAGCAGCCCGAGTCATTTCACCCGACGCTTCCGTGCCGCCTATGGGACCACCCCGAGCGAGTGGCGGCGCCACCGGATCCGTTCCATCTGCTAGGGCGTGGTCTACGTCTGCTCGGTGGGCTGGTGGGCGGCCTCGCGTCCGCCTGCGCTCACCAGCCCTGTCTCGTAGGCGACGATGACGGCCTGGACACGATCGCGGAGTCCGAGCTTGGCGAGGATGCGGGCGACGTGCGTCTTGACGGTCGCCTCGGCCAGGTGCAGGTGGGCGGCCAGTTCGGCGTTGCTCAGGCCTCGGGCCAGCAGGCCGAGTACTTCCAGTTCGCGCGGGGTCAGCGAGGCGAGGTCGCGGTGGAGGGTGGCGACGTCGCTGCCGCGCTGGGTGAACCGCTCCACGAGGCGTCGGGTGATGGCGGGCGCGAGGAGAGCGTCGCCGGTACGGACCGTGCGGACGGCCGCGGTCAGCTGCTCGGGAGTGACGTCCTTGAGGAGGAAGCCGCTGGCCCCGGCGGACAACGCCGCGTAGACGTAGCGGTCGAGGTCGAAGGTGGTCAGGATGATGACGCGGGGTGCGTTGAGGGCGCCGGTGAGGATGCGGCGGGTGGCCTCCAGGCCGTCCATCTCGGGCATCCGCACGTCCATCAGGACCACGTCGGGACATGTGCGGCGGACCGCGTCGACCGCTTCGGTCCCATTGGTCGCCTCGGCGACGACGTCGATGCCGTCGGCACCAAGGATCAACCGGAATCCGGTGCGGACCAGGGTCTGGTCGTCGGCGAGGAGCACACGCAGCGGCTCGGTCACGGTGTCTCCAAGGGGATCAGGGCTTCGACACGGTACCCACCGGTCAGACGCCGGCCGGTGTCCAGCGTTCCGTCGTAGACGGCGAGGCGCTCGCACAGGCCGATCAGGCCGCGGCCGTTCCCGGCGGCCGCGCCCGCGCCGGGTTGCCCACCCGTGTCGGTGACCTCCACCCGGAGCCGGTCCGGTCCGTAATCGACCGTCACGGCGGCGGTGGCTCCTGACGCATGCTTCACCGTGTTGGTCAGGGCCTCCTGGACCACGCGGTAGGCGGCGAGTTCGACGCCGGTCGGCAGGGGACGGGGCGGGCCGGTCACCTTCAGGTCAACGTGCAGTCCGGTGTTCCGGACCCGTCCGACCAGCGTTTCCAGCTGGTCCAGGCCGGGTTGCGGGGAGAGCTCCGCCGCCGTACCGGCGATGTCCGCACCTCCGCTTGCCCCCTCGTCCTCGCTGCTCATGGTGAGCAGTCCCATGACGTGACGCAGCTCGGTCATGGCCGCCCGCCCGCCGGCCTCGACGGCGAGCAGCGCTTCAGCGGCCTGCTCGGGAGAGGTCTGCATGATCTTTCGGGCGGCGCCCGCCTGGATGATCATCACGCTGACGTTGTGGGTGACGACGTCGTGCAGTTCGCGGGCGATCCTGGCCCGCTCGTGCTCGACGGCCCGGCGCAGCGCCTCGGCCTGTTCGCGTTCCAGGGCGGAGAGCCGGGTGCGGCCCTCGTCGGTTCGGAGTTTCCAGGTACGGAGGCCGACGGCGGCCACCGCCATCGGGACCAGGATCAGCAGGGCGATGTACTCGTTGGGGACGATCGGTGTGACCGAGTTCCCCGAGGTGCCGACCAGGACGACCGACACCGGCAGCGCCGCCAGGGTCGCCACCCGGTACGGGCTGTACACGGCGGCGCTGTAGACGGCGATGACGAACGCGTAGAAGGTCAGCCGCAGGACACTCTGCGGTGTCGCCAGTGTCGCGGCCGTCACGACGCACAGTACGGCCAGCGGGAAGCGGCGGCGCAGCACCAGGGCACTCGAGGCGATGAACGAGAGGGTCACCATGAAGGCCATGCCGTCGGGGCCGTTCGGGCGCGGCACGACGCGCTCCACGCCGGGTGCGATCTCCCGCACCACGACGTTGTCTGCGTTGTCGATGCCGTAGTAGACGGTGGCGATGCCGAGCGTCAGGGCCACCAGTACGTCGAACTGCCAGGCGCGCAGGGTGAGCCGCGGCGGCGGGCCGCCGGGAAGCCCGGCCTCGCGGACCGTCTGACGCGCGGCTTCCCGCAGCCGCTCCAGCGTCGTACGTACGTTCATCACCGGCTCATTGTCGCCGCCTCCCGAGCCTTCGGAGTCCGCCTCAGTGGTCGTTCCCGGCGCCTCGCATACATCGGGCGCCTACATCGCAGGGATGACGCTCCGGCAGATCATCCCGGTGCGGTACGGCAAAGGGTCCGGGCGGGCGACGCGCAGCGGCCGGGCTCGCTCCTAGCGTCCGGGGAGTCCGATGCCCGAATCGAAGGAGCCCTTCCATGACCACGCCGGTGATCGAACTACGCGAGGTGAGCCGCCGCTACGACGACGGTCCGCCCGCTCTGCACGAGGTGTCGCTGACCGTGCAGCCGGGCGAGGCCGTCGCGATCCTCGGCCCTTCCGGAAGCGGCAAGTCCACGCTCCTCAATCTGATCGCGGGGCTCGACCGGCCCGATACGGGGACCGTCACCGTGGACTCCGTGCGGGTGGACCGCCTCGGCGAGGCCGGGTCGGCGCTCTACCGGCGGTCGAAGGTCGGCATGGTCTTCCAGTTCTTCAACCTGCTCGACGATCTGTCCGTCACCGACAACGTCGTACTGCCGGCGCGGCTCGCGGGCATGGCACGTGGGGACGCGGATCGCCGGGCGGCGGAACTCCTGGAAACCCTCGGCATCGACCGGCACGCCCGCGCCTACCCAGGGCGGCTGTCCGGGGGCGAGCGGCAGCGCGTCGCGGTGGCCAGGGCGCTGATGAACCGGCCGCCGCTGCTCCTGGCGGACGAGCCGACCGGGGCACTGGACACGGCCGCCGGACAGGACGTCAGCAGGCTGCTCACCGACCTCAATGCCGAGGGCCAGACCATCCTCGTGGTCACCCACGACCCGGCTTTGGCCCGATCCTGCACGAACCGTACGGTCCGCATCGCCGACGGCCGGGTCACCGAGGACGTCCGATCGCACGCCGTCGCCCGGGAGGCCGTCCGATGAGCGCGCTCGGCAAGGTGGTGCGCTCTGGGGTGGGACGACGCCGGGTACAGACGCTGGTCATCGGGCTCGCCACCATGATGGCGGTGGCCGCGTCCATCCTCGGTGGGTCGCTCCTGGCAGTGTCCGGAGCGCCCTTCGACGATGCCTTCGCCCAGCAGCACGGCGCGCACCTGTCCGTCCGGTTCGACGCCGGCAAGGTGGGTGACGGGCAGCTGTCGAAGTCCGGGGACGCCGAAGGGGTGAGCGGCGCGGCGGGGCCGTTCCGTACGGCGACGGTCACCCCGCGGGCAGGTCGGTCCGGCCCCGGCTGGCCTATGACCGTGGTCGGCCGGGGCGATCCCGGCCGGGACGTGGACGAGGTGACGCTGCTCGACGGGCGGTGGCCCACCCGCCCCGGCGAGATCGTCCTGTCTGCCGGAGCCGCGCTCATCCCGACCATGGGCATGAAGGTTGCCTTCCCCGCTCTGCCGGGCAAGCCGTCGCTGACGGTGGTCGGTCTGGCCCGCTCGATCACACAGACCGCCGACGCCTGGGTGGTCCCGGCCCAGATGCCGGCACTCACCTCGCCCGGCAGCGGCGGCTACCAGATGCTCTACCGCTTCACCGAAGCCGACACCGCGGCACAGATCACCGCAGGCGGCAGGGCGGTGGCGGAAACCCTCCCTCCGGGAGCGGCCGTCGGCGAGCAGTCCTGGCTCACCGTCAGGGAGTCCGCCGAGCGCGACACCGCCCTCTACGTACCGTTCCTCATCGCGTTCGGCGCTCTGGGCCTGGTCATGTCGGTGCTCACCGTGGGCAATGTCGTCGCGTCGGCGGTGGGCACGGGAACGCGCCGCATCGGCATCCTCAAGGCCGTCGGCTTCACCCCGGCCCAGGTCGTGCGGGCCTACGTGGCCCAGGCGCTGATCCCGGCCGCGGCCGGCACGGCACTCGGCGTCCTCGCCGGCCACCTGCTCGCCGTCCCCGTACTGGCCGAAACCGGGGAGGTCTACGGCGCCGCCTCCCCACTGGCCGTCGCCCCCTGGGTCGACCTGACCGTGATCGCCGGGGTTCTCGGCCTCGTGGCCGCTACCGCGTGGGCGAGTGCCTGGAGGGCCGGCCGGCTGCGCACGGTCGACGCTCTCGCCGTCGGGCATGCCGCGTCGACGGAGCGCGGCCGGTGGGCGGCACGCCTGGCGGGCCGGCTGCCGCTGCCGCAGCCGGTCGCCCTGGGCCTGGCCCGGCCGTTCGCGCGGCCGGCTCGCGCGCTGAACAAGGACCTGGCACCGCTGGGGGTCAGTGCGCGCGTCGGCGGGCTCGGCGCCGGCAGCGACATGGTCGTCACGCTCAACGCGCTGTCCGCGATCCTCACGTTGATGCTCGTCACCGTCGCGGCGCTCGGTGTGCTGAACGGCGTGCTGCTCGACACCCGCGAACGCGTCCGGGAGATCGGTGTCCACAAGGCGCTCGGCATGACCCCCCGGCAGACCATCGCGATGGTCCTCACCTCCGTCGCCCTGACCGGACTGGTCGCCGGCGCTCTGGGCGTGCCGCTCGGTGTAACCCTGCACGGCTGGGTGCTCCCCGCGATGGGCGACAGCGCGGGGCTCCGCCTCCCCGACTCGGTCATCGCCGTCTACCACGGGGCCGAACTGCTCCCGCTCGCACTCGGCGGGCTGCTCATCGCCACCCTGGGCGCGCTCCTGCCCGCCGGCTGGGCCGCGAAGTCCCGAACGGCCACGGCTCTGCGCACCGAATAGAGGATCCGTTTCGGAGCGCCGGCGTCCGACCCCCACTGCAACCAGCGGCGGGGGTCGGGTGGCCAGGGGATACGGCCCGGGCCAACTTCTGGTTGAAGCCGTCGGGCAAAGCCTTCCGCCGGATCAGGCGGTGATCGAGTACCGACACCCAGCCGCGTTCACCGATGAGCGGCCAGCACTGCCCCGAGGCCCTCTTGTAGATCTTTGACGAAATGCTCGGGAACCTCCAGCGACGGAAAGTGTCCCCCGACTTCGGGCGACCTCCATCGGGTGATGTGTCGGTACCGCTCCTGCGCCCAGGGGCGCGGACACTTCTCGATGTCGCGGGGATACATGCTGATCGCTGACGGGACGTCGACCCGAAGTTCGGGGTCGAGCGAGTTGTGGCTTTCGTAGTAGATGCGGGCCGACGACGCACCGGTCCGCGTCAGCCAATACAGGGTGACGTTGTCAAGAACCCTGTCCATGGAAATCGTCTCGAACGGGCTGTCTTCGGTGTCTGACCACTCGGCGAACTTGTCAAGGATCCAGGCAAGAAGCCCGACCGGTGAGTCGACGAGCGAGTAGCCGATGGTCTGCGGTCGGGTCGCCTGCTGCTTCGCGTACGCCGCGCGGTGGCGCCAGAAATGGCGGGTTTCCTCGGTCCACCTGCGCTCGACCGCCGTCAGCCCGTCCGTTGTCAACCCGGGCGGTGCCTCCGCGAACGTCGTGTGGATGCCGAGAACGTGCGCCGGGAACCTGCCGCCCAGAACCGTGGTGATGTTGCCTCCCCAGTCGCCGCCGTGGGCTGCGAACTTGTCGTAGCCGAGCCTTCCCATCAGTTCCACCCATGCGGCCGCGATCTTTTCGGTTCCCCACCCTGTGGTGGCCGGCTTGTC includes these proteins:
- a CDS encoding epoxide hydrolase family protein encodes the protein MSRLTSDVQAFEAHATDADLDDLRARLAAARLPEAETVYRAAPDPRRWEQGVPLADLVDVVNYWRTGYNWRSFEERLHRIGQFRTTIDGLGIHFLHRRSARADATPLIVTHGWPGSIAEFIDVVDELADPKDADAPAFHVVIPSLPGFGYSDKPATTGWGTEKIAAAWVELMGRLGYDKFAAHGGDWGGNITTVLGGRFPAHVLGIHTTFAEAPPGLTTDGLTAVERRWTEETRHFWRHRAAYAKQQATRPQTIGYSLVDSPVGLLAWILDKFAEWSDTEDSPFETISMDRVLDNVTLYWLTRTGASSARIYYESHNSLDPELRVDVPSAISMYPRDIEKCPRPWAQERYRHITRWRSPEVGGHFPSLEVPEHFVKDLQEGLGAVLAAHR